Proteins co-encoded in one Brassica rapa cultivar Chiifu-401-42 chromosome A02, CAAS_Brap_v3.01, whole genome shotgun sequence genomic window:
- the LOC103868284 gene encoding uncharacterized protein LOC103868284: protein MKAPDSFWNPGLWCKFYRDHGHKTEDCVVLRIKVNELLKKGHLREFLFEKAKNHLSKETIRNLIEVALVSPPRQDRVIHVISGSSKISSVSHAAAKKSTWNAKHGLEEAKPKRPLLDTDEISFTAKEQKRVLTPHHDALVISLIVANCLAAYKDLGLEKNALTRRITPLIGFIEEVNQTTGEVTLTVYSKGINMSTKVLVVDCDSSYNMILGWLWIHDMEAVPSTLHQIVKLPTPWDIRAIRGDQEYSRSCYQTTLKGKTKVL, encoded by the exons ATGAAAGCACCCGATTCTTTCTGGAACCCTGGTCTCTGGTGCAAATTCTACCGAGACCACGGTCACAAAACGGAGGACTGTGTCGTACTAAGGATCAAGGTCAACGAATTGCTCAAGAAAGGGCACCTCAGGGAGTTCCTTTTCGAAAAGGCCAAGAACCATCTTAGCAAGGAGACAATCAGAAATCTCATTGAAGTTGCTCTTGTCTCGCCACCTCGACAGGACCGAGTGATCCATGTCATATCAGGTAGTTCGAAGATCAGCAGTGTAAGCCACGCAGCCGCGAAGAAAAGCACCTGGAACGCCAAGCATGGCCTAGAGGAAGCCAAGCCGAAACGCCCGCTCCTGGATACGGACGAGATAAGCTTCACAGCCAAGGAGCAGAAAAGGGTTCTCACCCCACATCATGACGCCCTGGTCATATCGCTAATTGTAGCGAATTGCCTG GCCGCATACAAGGATCTGGGACTGGAGAAAAACGCTCTTACTCGGAGGATAACTCCACTCATAGGATTCATCGAGGAAGTCAATCAGACTACCGGAGAGGTGACCCTCACGGTATACTCTAAAGGGATCAACATGTCAACCAAGGTTCTTGTCGTTGACTGCGATTCATCCTACAACATGATACTGGGATGGCTCTGGATTCACGACATGGAAGCCGTCCCTTCAACTCTTCACCAGATAGTGAAATTACCTACACCCTGGGACATAAGAGCAATCCGAGGGGATCAGGAGTATTCCCGCTCCTGCTACCAGACTACTTTGAAGGGAAAGACCAAAGTCTTATAG
- the LOC103868282 gene encoding GDSL esterase/lipase At4g10955-like: MLNFGNQCRYRFFFFWHHDNSFKIRKKIYLISVRILNLFFFNINRTDSYHRTSVAASLVKGVYTLERDRQEKLIGSKSRAKPWWDFFHFTLLEILIDQQEDCIYGAVFEYALFNLYQNAPGVKLPPRYVIAFRGTNLGAETLVGDVKLDLRCGFNTLHRAARLEHAIEAIKTMVVKYREPAMWLVGHSLGAGLALVAGKSMVKDGTLLEAHIFNPPISSIPLEKLLRSKRLKGMCRIAGSVVKATLAMVLKDLQVQEDDPKIASWIPYLYVNAEDPICSEYIGYFKHKTVMYMIGASKIERIGSRSSLRRSLWVGKRGTSSSSDLSTEPIHLLPSANMTVNRNKPTKSKSAHGLHQWWEQDSALRANWEICCVRPCSEDKSVKLLN; this comes from the exons ATGTTAAACTTTGGGAATCAATGTCGAtacagattcttttttttttggcatcacGATAACTcatttaaaattagaaaaaagaTTTATCTCATCTCTGTTCGGAttctaaatttgtttttttttaatataaataggACTGACTCGTACCATCGAACTTCAGTGGCAGCAAGTTTGGTAAAAGGAGTTTACACATTGGAACGGGACAGGCAAGAGAAACTGATAGGTTCGAAATCAAGAGCCAAGCCTTGGTGGGACTTTTTCCACTTCACTTTACTCGAaatcttaatcgaccaacaagAGGACTGCATATACGGTGCAGTTTTCGAATACGCGCTATTCAATCTTTACCAAAATGCCCCTGGTGTGAAATTACCTCCGCGTTATGTGATTGCGTTCCGTGGTACGAACCTAGGAGCCGAAACCTTGGTGGGTGATGTGAAACTTGACCTCCGATGCGGCTTTAACACCCTCCATAGAGCCGCCAGGCTTGAGCACGCTATAGAAGCAATCAAAACTATGGTGGTCAAATACCGGGAACCAGCTATGTGGCTCGTTGGACACTCTTTGGGAGCCGGACTAGCCTTGGTGGCTGGAAAGTCCATGGTAAAAGATGGCACCCTCCTCGAGGCTCACATATTTAACCCGCCTATCTCGTCTATTCCTTTAGAGAAGCTACTTCGGAGCAAGAGGCTTAAAGGTATGTGTCGGATCGCCGGGAGTGTCGTCAAAGCCACCCTAGCCATGGTCTTGAAGGATCTTCag GTTCAAGAAGACGATCCAAAGATAGCATCGTGGATACCTTATTTATATGTGAACGCAGAAGATCCAATTTGTTCAGAATACATTGGTTACTTCAAACACAAAACCGTCATGTATATGATCGGTGCGAGCAAAATCGAGAGAATCGGTTCGAGAAGCTCACTTAGGAGGAGTCTATGGGTCGGAAAAAGAGGAACATCATCATCGTCGGATTTGTCAACTGAACCTATTCACCTTCTTCCATCAGCCAATATGACGGTAAACAGGAACAAACCGACTAAGTCTAAGTCAGCTCACGGGCTTCACCAATGGTGGGAGCAAGACTCGGCCCTGAGGGCAAATTGGGAAATCTGCTGCGTTAGGCCCTGCTCTGAAGACAAATCGGTAAAACTGTTGAATTAG